Proteins encoded within one genomic window of Petrotoga sp. 9PWA.NaAc.5.4:
- a CDS encoding aldo/keto reductase produces MNKRLLGKTGFEVSILGLGGFHMLEISQEYVSKLMNIYLQAGGNYVETAAEYGDGESEKKMAYALNGRRNQVILASKCHARDEKQAQFYLERTLKNLNTDYLDILFIHHVTKKEDLDLLLNKSSALDYFMKAKKEGKIRALGVSVHGLCDYAFQLIKTVELDVVMTQFNYLDIFNFPSTYNEFLPYVRSKNMGVVGMKSVADGYLYRYFDDALNFALSQDLDVMVVGANSEDILLKDIKIAKNFKPMLKKSIDNLYFKAPELGTYVCRQCGKCLPCPENIDIMKIFEYEGWYDRQMRDYEPHEAPDYALRERLAFWFGNQDEAIKAYSTLNKTFKDCTKCGLCEERCPYDIKIIDKLRLVDFKLGKGEIY; encoded by the coding sequence GTGAATAAAAGACTTTTAGGTAAGACTGGTTTTGAAGTTTCAATTTTAGGCTTGGGTGGCTTTCATATGCTTGAAATCTCACAAGAATACGTAAGTAAGTTAATGAACATTTATTTACAAGCCGGGGGAAATTACGTAGAAACAGCTGCGGAATACGGAGATGGGGAATCCGAGAAAAAAATGGCTTATGCTTTGAATGGAAGAAGAAACCAAGTGATACTTGCAAGTAAATGTCATGCAAGAGATGAAAAACAAGCACAATTTTATTTGGAAAGAACATTAAAAAATCTTAATACTGATTATCTTGATATCCTATTTATTCATCATGTAACAAAAAAAGAAGATTTAGACCTTTTATTAAATAAATCTTCAGCTTTAGATTATTTTATGAAGGCAAAGAAAGAAGGTAAAATAAGAGCTTTAGGAGTTTCTGTGCATGGATTATGTGATTATGCATTTCAACTTATAAAAACAGTTGAATTGGATGTTGTAATGACACAGTTTAATTATCTAGATATCTTTAATTTCCCTTCAACCTACAATGAATTCCTTCCATATGTTAGATCAAAAAATATGGGAGTAGTTGGTATGAAATCTGTTGCTGACGGTTATTTGTATAGATATTTTGATGACGCCTTAAATTTTGCTTTATCTCAAGATTTGGATGTTATGGTTGTTGGGGCAAATTCAGAAGATATACTTTTAAAAGATATAAAAATAGCTAAAAATTTTAAACCTATGCTAAAAAAATCCATAGATAATCTCTACTTCAAAGCACCAGAATTAGGAACTTATGTTTGTAGACAATGTGGAAAGTGCCTACCTTGTCCAGAAAATATAGATATTATGAAAATTTTTGAATATGAAGGTTGGTATGATCGTCAAATGAGAGATTATGAACCTCATGAAGCTCCTGATTACGCACTCAGAGAAAGATTGGCTTTTTGGTTCGGAAATCAGGATGAAGCTATAAAAGCTTATTCTACGCTAAACAAGACCTTTAAAGATTGCACAAAATGTGGTTTGTGTGAAGAAAGATGCCCTTATGATATTAAAATAATAGATAAACTTAGATTAGTAGACTTCAAACTTGGAAAGGGAGAAATCTATTGA
- a CDS encoding aldo/keto reductase, protein MNYRNFGKTNIKISTLGFGCMRFPILNNNPNEINEKLTIEMLRYAIEKGVNYIDTAYPYHGGNSEYVVGKALKDGYREKVYLATKSPVWLVNKYEDFETFLDEQLKKLDVQYVDMYLLHSIDKERWEKIKKLDFQRFFDEMKRKGKIKYAGFSFHDDFKTFKEIVDYYDWDFCQIQYNYLDVHYQAGIAGLKYAYKKGLGVVIMEPLRGGKLANKLPKEANEIFKKLNPAKSPAYWALRWVWNHPEVSVVLSGMSTMEQVKENITAATDALSNSLSQIELNTIEKVRQTYSSKSKVNCTGCNYCMPCKNGIFIPTIFNIYNEAYIFDNFEEAKERYNSLIKIGADASKCEECGDCEKECPQHLPIRELLKESRKVLSA, encoded by the coding sequence TTGAACTATAGAAATTTCGGCAAAACTAATATCAAGATTTCAACTTTAGGATTTGGCTGCATGAGATTTCCAATTTTAAATAATAACCCTAATGAAATTAATGAAAAATTGACAATCGAAATGTTAAGATACGCCATTGAAAAAGGTGTAAATTATATAGACACTGCGTATCCTTACCATGGTGGTAACAGTGAGTACGTAGTTGGTAAAGCTTTAAAAGACGGTTACAGAGAAAAAGTTTACCTGGCAACAAAAAGTCCAGTTTGGTTAGTAAACAAATACGAAGATTTTGAAACTTTTTTAGACGAACAATTAAAAAAACTTGATGTACAATATGTGGATATGTATTTGCTTCACTCTATTGACAAAGAACGCTGGGAGAAAATTAAAAAATTAGATTTCCAAAGATTCTTTGATGAAATGAAAAGAAAAGGAAAAATTAAATACGCAGGTTTTTCTTTCCATGACGATTTCAAAACATTTAAAGAAATTGTTGATTATTATGATTGGGACTTTTGCCAAATTCAATACAATTATCTTGATGTGCATTATCAAGCCGGAATTGCCGGTCTAAAATACGCCTATAAAAAAGGGCTTGGTGTAGTAATTATGGAGCCGCTACGAGGAGGAAAATTAGCTAATAAGCTTCCAAAAGAAGCAAATGAAATATTTAAAAAGCTAAATCCAGCTAAAAGCCCGGCATATTGGGCTTTAAGATGGGTTTGGAATCATCCAGAAGTATCTGTTGTTTTAAGTGGTATGTCTACAATGGAGCAAGTAAAAGAAAATATTACTGCTGCAACGGATGCTTTATCTAATTCTTTGAGTCAAATTGAACTTAACACTATTGAAAAAGTTAGGCAAACATATAGTTCTAAATCGAAAGTGAATTGTACAGGATGTAACTATTGTATGCCTTGTAAAAATGGAATTTTTATTCCAACAATTTTCAATATATACAATGAAGCTTATATTTTTGACAATTTTGAAGAAGCAAAAGAAAGATACAATTCTCTCATTAAAATAGGTGCTGATGCTTCTAAATGTGAAGAATGCGGAGATTGTGAAAAAGAATGCCCTCAACATCTACCAATCAGAGAATTATTAAAAGAATCAAGAAAAGTTTTAAGTGCATAA
- a CDS encoding sodium ion-translocating decarboxylase subunit beta translates to MQLSDLLSFFTNSGFANIMWSQIFMIVLGLGIIYIAIAKHAEPLLLIPLGFGMIMANLPPEMTGILLAPQNGQPGGLLWYIKQGMELGIYPPLIFLGIGALTDFSYLIADPKLLILGGAAQVGIFVTFIIANLMGFDLRAAAAISIIGGADGPTSIYLASRFSPELLSVIAVAAYSYIAFIPILQPFISKLLTTKRERKIRMKRMRNVSKRERIIFPLLTTILVSLIVPQALPLVGMLMLGNLLKESGLTARLAEAASRFISDTVTILLMLSVGASATADIFLSWSTLKIILLGAVAFVASLASGIIFAKTMNIFSKEKINPLIGAAGVSAVPDSARVAQQIAQDSDPGNFILMHAMGPNVAGVIGSAIVAGIFLSIL, encoded by the coding sequence ATGCAATTATCTGATTTACTTTCTTTTTTTACTAATTCTGGATTTGCAAATATTATGTGGTCTCAAATATTCATGATCGTCTTGGGATTAGGAATTATTTATATAGCTATAGCTAAGCATGCTGAACCACTTTTATTGATTCCATTAGGATTTGGTATGATAATGGCTAATTTGCCTCCCGAGATGACAGGAATACTTTTAGCTCCACAAAATGGTCAACCTGGTGGATTATTATGGTATATAAAGCAAGGAATGGAACTTGGTATTTATCCTCCTCTGATCTTCTTAGGGATAGGTGCTTTAACAGATTTTTCATATCTAATAGCTGATCCTAAGCTTCTTATCTTAGGTGGAGCTGCGCAAGTAGGAATATTTGTTACCTTTATTATCGCTAATCTTATGGGATTTGATCTTCGTGCAGCAGCTGCTATTTCAATTATAGGTGGAGCAGACGGGCCTACTTCCATCTATTTAGCTTCAAGGTTTTCTCCGGAATTGCTTTCTGTTATTGCGGTTGCTGCTTATTCATATATTGCTTTTATCCCCATTTTACAGCCTTTTATATCCAAGCTATTAACTACTAAAAGAGAAAGAAAGATTAGAATGAAAAGAATGAGAAATGTAAGTAAACGTGAAAGAATTATTTTTCCTTTATTAACAACCATATTAGTTTCTTTGATAGTTCCACAAGCGTTACCTTTGGTAGGAATGTTAATGTTGGGGAATTTGTTAAAAGAGTCTGGTTTAACCGCAAGATTAGCAGAAGCTGCCTCAAGATTTATTTCTGATACTGTTACTATATTGTTGATGTTATCTGTAGGAGCTTCTGCAACTGCTGATATATTTTTATCTTGGAGTACTTTAAAGATCATTTTATTAGGAGCAGTCGCTTTTGTCGCTTCGCTTGCAAGTGGAATAATCTTCGCAAAAACAATGAATATATTTTCTAAAGAAAAAATAAATCCTTTAATTGGTGCGGCTGGTGTTTCTGCGGTACCTGATTCAGCAAGAGTAGCTCAACAGATTGCCCAAGATAGCGACCCGGGAAATTTTATATTAATGCATGCGATGGGACCAAATGTTGCAGGTGTAATTGGTTCAGCAATAGTAGCTGGAATATTTTTAAGCATTCTTTAA
- the nth gene encoding endonuclease III codes for MKRNIVEEAKKIIKFFPRDIYEIDPYKVLIQTVLSQRTKDENTEKAFKALFSKYKDVNEISKLNPQELYKLIKPAGMYKQKSERIIQISKILVNKYNAKVPNTLEELLTLPGVGRKTANIVLYVSFGKEALAVDTHVHRISNRLGWVKTKSPEETEKALMKILPPNLWGPINGSMVSFGQKICRPISPKCSICILNEICAFNISKSKLDRQNNR; via the coding sequence ATGAAAAGAAACATAGTTGAAGAAGCCAAGAAAATCATAAAATTCTTTCCACGCGATATTTACGAAATAGATCCATATAAAGTATTGATTCAAACAGTTTTGTCTCAAAGAACTAAAGATGAAAATACCGAAAAAGCTTTTAAGGCCTTATTTTCAAAGTATAAAGATGTCAATGAAATATCAAAGTTAAATCCTCAAGAACTTTATAAATTAATTAAACCAGCTGGTATGTACAAACAAAAGAGTGAAAGAATAATTCAAATCTCAAAAATATTGGTTAATAAATATAATGCAAAGGTCCCAAATACATTGGAGGAACTTTTAACCCTTCCAGGTGTTGGTAGAAAAACTGCAAACATAGTATTATATGTATCTTTTGGAAAAGAAGCATTGGCAGTTGATACACACGTTCATAGAATATCAAATAGGTTAGGATGGGTAAAAACCAAATCACCTGAAGAAACAGAAAAAGCATTGATGAAGATATTACCCCCTAATCTGTGGGGGCCAATAAACGGATCAATGGTTTCTTTTGGCCAAAAAATATGTCGCCCGATCTCTCCAAAATGTTCTATTTGTATATTAAACGAGATATGTGCTTTTAATATTTCAAAGAGTAAATTAGATAGACAAAATAATAGATAG
- a CDS encoding ferredoxin family protein encodes MQSTKRLFKVYINYRYCKKCGICSWICPVNAIIEEEFGKPVVPDFTKCTGCLQCERMCPDFAINVTEFRGESNG; translated from the coding sequence TTGCAGTCAACTAAGAGGTTATTTAAAGTATATATAAACTATCGTTATTGTAAAAAATGTGGAATATGTTCTTGGATTTGCCCTGTTAATGCAATTATAGAAGAAGAATTTGGAAAACCCGTAGTTCCAGATTTCACAAAATGTACAGGATGTTTACAATGTGAAAGAATGTGTCCTGATTTTGCTATAAATGTAACAGAATTTCGAGGTGAATCTAATGGGTAA